One stretch of Miscanthus floridulus cultivar M001 chromosome 18, ASM1932011v1, whole genome shotgun sequence DNA includes these proteins:
- the LOC136523244 gene encoding B3 domain-containing protein Os06g0107800-like: MALKFALELESTAAAGGGGGGVGGGDYSHSHSSSSSSRRERMFEKVVTPSDVGKLNRLVVPKQFAERHLPLRGAAARSRGTVLCFHDARGGPSPAAWRFRYSYWSSSQSYVMTKGWNRYVRDKRLAAGDTVTFCRDGTRLFIDCQRRWTRAVEQGAVPAVVVPTILAVPPTTRHQQQPQSLVVLPAAGNHQHQQAEKVVAVEEAEAAAEEEEEARRQRGRWLRLFGVNLLELRTEPAVLLDLQL, translated from the coding sequence ATGGCCCTGAAGTTCGCACTGGAGCTGGAGTcgacggcggcggccggcggcggtggaggaggagtCGGTGGTGGCGACTACAGCCacagccacagcagcagcagcagcagcaggcgcgagCGCATGTTCGAGAAGGTGGTGACGCCGAGCGACGTGGGGAAGCTGAACCGGCTGGTGGTGCCGAAGCAGTTCGCGGAGCGGCACCTGCCGCTgcgcggcgcggcggccaggTCGCGGGGCACGGTGCTGTGCTTCCACGACGCCCGCGGCGGTCCGTCCCCGGCGGCGTGGCGGTTCCGCTACTCCTACTGGAGCAGCAGCCAGAGCTACGTCATGACCAAGGGCTGGAACCGCTACGTCCGCGACAAGCGCCTCGCGGCCGGGGACACCGTCACGTTCTGCCGCGACGGCACAAGGCTCTTCATCGACTGCCAGCGGCGGTGGACTCGTGCCGTGGAGCAGGGCGCGGTGCCTGCGGTCGTCGTCCCGACGATCCTCGCCGTGCCGCCGACGACACGGCACCAGCAGCAGCCGCAGAGCTTGGTCGTCTTGCCCGCGGCCGGCAATCACCAGCACCAGCAGGCGGAGAAAGTGGTGGCCGTGGAAGAAGCAGAAGCAGCagcagaagaggaggaggaagcgcGGCGGCAGCGCGGGCGGTGGCTCCGGCTGTTCGGCGTCAACCTGTTGGAGCTTCGCACGGAGCCGGCGGTGCTGCTTGATCTGCAGCTCTGA